The proteins below are encoded in one region of Sporosarcina sp. FSL K6-1508:
- a CDS encoding DnaD domain-containing protein translates to MQHEERLQIWIEQGNVNISQLFFHNYKSLGIKDLDAMLIMHMTAYKSEGNHFPTPNDFSSRMDLTENEVSMILQRLMQHGFIRIGQSEDQKGVLHEAFSLQPLWDRLVDHITLVRNKIEEETDKNAEGEIFTLFEQEFGRFLSPMECESITMWLDDDGHTAEIIRAALKEAVIAQKLSLRYIDRILFEWKKKNVKTLSDVERQTKSFRTVGTRTSQQPEKTVSVKRVPLYNWLEERD, encoded by the coding sequence ATGCAACATGAAGAACGGCTCCAAATTTGGATTGAGCAGGGAAATGTTAACATTTCCCAGCTCTTTTTTCACAATTATAAAAGCCTTGGGATAAAAGATTTGGATGCAATGCTGATTATGCATATGACAGCTTATAAATCTGAAGGCAATCATTTTCCAACACCCAATGATTTTTCGAGCCGAATGGATTTGACGGAAAATGAAGTATCTATGATCTTACAACGTTTAATGCAGCACGGTTTTATCCGGATTGGTCAAAGTGAAGATCAAAAAGGGGTGTTGCATGAGGCTTTCTCATTGCAACCTTTGTGGGATCGACTAGTCGACCACATTACACTTGTGAGGAATAAGATTGAAGAAGAGACAGATAAGAATGCGGAAGGGGAAATCTTTACGCTTTTCGAACAAGAATTTGGACGTTTCCTGTCACCGATGGAATGCGAATCAATCACAATGTGGCTGGATGACGATGGTCATACGGCCGAGATTATTCGTGCAGCACTAAAAGAAGCTGTTATCGCACAAAAGCTAAGTCTAAGATATATCGATCGGATTCTTTTTGAATGGAAAAAGAAAAATGTAAAGACATTGTCTGATGTTGAACGTCAAACAAAGTCATTCCGGACCGTAGGAACACGCACGTCACAGCAACCCGAAAAAACTGTTTCGGTAAAGCGTGTACCTTTATATAATTGGCTGGAAGAACGAGATTAG
- the asnS gene encoding asparagine--tRNA ligase, producing the protein MKTIMIHEMPNHAGETVRIGGWLANKRSSGKIAFLQLRDGSGFVQGVVVKEVVGEDIFAKAKSMTQESSLYVTAEVTVDERSTFGYELQVKDIEVIHEAVDYPITPKEHGTEFLMDHRHLWLRSRKQHAVMKIRDEVIRATYEFFHMNGFVKVDPPILTGSSPEGTSELFQTKYFDEDAYLSQSGQLYMEAAAMALGKVFSFGPTFRAEKSKTRRHLIEFWMIEPEMAFVEFEESLVVQEQYVTHVIQSVLQNCPIELERLNRDLSKLEKIQAPFPRISYDEAIKFLNDNGFDDIKWGEDFGAPHETAIAESYDMPVFITHYPIGIKPFYMQPHPERDDVVLCADLIAPEGYGEIIGGSERVHDYELMKQRIKEHNLDESAYEWYLDLSKYGAVPHSGFGLGLERTVAWISGVEHVRETIPFPRLLNRLYP; encoded by the coding sequence ATGAAAACAATCATGATACATGAAATGCCAAACCATGCAGGCGAAACGGTTCGAATTGGCGGATGGCTTGCCAATAAACGTTCTAGTGGAAAGATTGCTTTCCTACAGCTGCGTGATGGTTCAGGATTCGTTCAAGGAGTAGTAGTCAAAGAAGTCGTCGGTGAAGATATTTTTGCAAAAGCGAAATCAATGACGCAAGAAAGTTCACTGTATGTTACGGCAGAAGTGACTGTAGATGAACGCTCGACATTCGGGTATGAACTACAAGTGAAAGATATCGAAGTCATTCACGAGGCAGTCGATTATCCGATTACACCGAAAGAACACGGAACAGAATTTTTGATGGATCACCGTCATTTATGGCTCCGGTCACGTAAACAACATGCCGTTATGAAAATTCGTGACGAAGTAATTCGTGCAACCTATGAGTTTTTCCATATGAACGGTTTTGTCAAGGTAGATCCTCCGATTTTGACAGGTTCTTCTCCAGAAGGGACATCTGAACTGTTCCAAACTAAATATTTTGATGAAGATGCATACCTCTCACAATCAGGGCAGCTTTATATGGAAGCTGCAGCAATGGCGCTTGGAAAAGTGTTCTCATTCGGACCGACTTTCCGGGCGGAAAAATCCAAAACACGCCGTCATTTGATTGAGTTTTGGATGATTGAACCCGAAATGGCTTTCGTCGAGTTTGAAGAAAGCTTGGTTGTACAAGAGCAGTATGTGACGCATGTTATCCAATCAGTGCTGCAAAACTGTCCAATTGAGCTCGAAAGACTTAATCGTGATTTGTCTAAATTAGAAAAGATACAAGCACCATTCCCGCGCATTTCTTATGATGAAGCTATCAAATTCCTAAATGACAATGGTTTTGATGACATTAAGTGGGGAGAAGATTTTGGGGCACCGCATGAAACCGCGATTGCTGAAAGCTATGATATGCCAGTATTCATCACACATTACCCAATTGGTATTAAGCCTTTCTATATGCAACCGCATCCTGAACGAGATGATGTCGTCCTATGTGCAGATTTAATCGCACCTGAAGGCTACGGAGAAATCATCGGAGGATCTGAACGTGTTCATGACTACGAGCTGATGAAACAACGAATTAAGGAGCATAATCTTGACGAGTCTGCCTATGAATGGTATTTGGATCTAAGTAAATATGGGGCAGTACCCCATTCAGGTTTTGGTCTTGGACTTGAGCGCACAGTTGCTTGGATTTCAGGCGTGGAACACGTTCGAGAAACGATTCCGTTCCCACGTCTTTTAAACAGATTGTATCCTTAA
- a CDS encoding pyridoxal phosphate-dependent aminotransferase translates to MTKSLASRVNTLSPSTTLAITAKAKEMKESGIDVIGLGAGEPDYNTPANIIEAAYTSMKEGKTKYTPSGGLPALKDAIIQKLQKDQGLAYSGKEIMIGIGAKHVLYTLFQVMLNPDDEVIIPTPYWVSYPEQVKLAGGVPVHIEGTAAAQFKVTAKQINDAVTSKTKAVIINSPGNPTGMIYSKEELQQIAEVCKEKDIWIISDEIYEKLIYGGEKHISIAQLSDDAKKRTLLINGVSKSHSMTGWRIGYIAGDANIVKAMTDLASHSTSNPTTTSQYATIEAYNGPQDAVETMRKDFESRLERVYPQLSAIPGFKVIKPQGAFYLLPEISEAVKKTGFANVDDFAEALLTKANVAVIPGSGFGSPDTIRLSYATSIELLEEAIQRIREFVEANWKE, encoded by the coding sequence TTGACGAAATCATTAGCATCCAGGGTGAATACGCTTTCGCCATCAACGACGCTTGCCATAACGGCAAAAGCGAAAGAAATGAAAGAATCTGGTATTGATGTAATCGGTCTTGGTGCGGGGGAACCAGATTATAATACGCCAGCTAACATTATTGAAGCGGCGTATACATCTATGAAAGAAGGTAAAACAAAATACACACCTTCAGGTGGCCTGCCAGCGCTAAAAGATGCAATCATTCAAAAGCTGCAAAAGGATCAGGGTTTAGCGTATTCTGGAAAAGAAATCATGATCGGGATTGGTGCAAAGCATGTTCTTTATACGCTGTTCCAAGTTATGCTTAATCCCGACGATGAGGTTATCATACCGACACCTTACTGGGTCAGCTATCCAGAACAAGTGAAGTTAGCAGGCGGAGTTCCTGTACATATCGAAGGGACCGCAGCAGCACAGTTTAAAGTGACGGCGAAGCAAATCAATGACGCGGTTACCTCTAAAACTAAAGCGGTCATCATCAACTCGCCGGGGAACCCGACAGGCATGATTTACTCAAAAGAAGAATTGCAGCAAATTGCCGAAGTTTGTAAAGAAAAAGATATCTGGATTATTTCAGATGAAATTTACGAAAAACTTATTTACGGCGGAGAAAAACATATTTCCATCGCACAGCTTTCAGATGATGCAAAGAAAAGGACACTGCTCATTAATGGCGTTTCCAAATCACATTCAATGACTGGCTGGCGAATTGGCTATATTGCGGGAGATGCAAATATTGTTAAAGCGATGACAGATCTTGCGAGTCACTCGACATCCAATCCGACGACAACTTCCCAATATGCGACAATTGAAGCCTATAACGGGCCGCAAGATGCTGTTGAAACGATGCGTAAAGATTTCGAATCGCGTCTGGAACGGGTTTACCCGCAATTATCAGCCATCCCAGGATTTAAAGTGATTAAACCGCAAGGCGCTTTTTATCTTCTTCCGGAAATATCGGAAGCAGTTAAGAAAACAGGGTTTGCAAATGTGGATGATTTTGCTGAGGCATTATTAACGAAAGCGAATGTCGCAGTCATTCCTGGATCTGGTTTTGGCTCTCCAGATACAATCCGGTTATCCTATGCAACTTCGATTGAATTACTTGAAGAAGCAATTCAGCGCATCCGAGAATTTGTAGAAGCAAATTGGAAAGAATAA
- a CDS encoding cell wall elongation regulator TseB-like domain-containing protein: MLNWIKFIVVFLFTLTSVITVTVLYNADKPSSSVKKAAIESAIKSGQLVSASTVEIFNGTVPAVTVYGVDGDGKKKAVFVDEKSKDGFKEVKLADGISAEKAVANVKKELDVKKVLHVKLGLEEKGPVWEVAFKSDNGKLNYVYVFFENGQWWKRILNL, encoded by the coding sequence ATGCTGAATTGGATTAAATTCATCGTCGTCTTCCTTTTTACGTTAACTTCGGTCATCACCGTCACGGTTCTATATAATGCCGACAAACCTTCATCATCGGTTAAAAAGGCGGCAATTGAATCCGCCATTAAATCAGGACAGCTGGTTTCTGCAAGTACTGTTGAAATTTTCAATGGGACAGTTCCAGCTGTCACGGTATACGGGGTGGACGGGGATGGCAAAAAGAAAGCTGTTTTTGTCGATGAGAAATCGAAAGACGGTTTTAAAGAAGTGAAGTTGGCGGATGGGATTTCGGCAGAAAAGGCCGTTGCAAACGTCAAAAAAGAACTGGATGTAAAAAAGGTTCTTCATGTCAAGCTTGGGCTAGAAGAAAAAGGGCCTGTTTGGGAAGTCGCATTTAAAAGTGATAATGGAAAACTAAATTACGTTTATGTGTTTTTCGAAAATGGTCAATGGTGGAAACGAATATTGAATCTCTAA
- the dinG gene encoding ATP-dependent DNA helicase DinG translates to MHNKTYAVVDLETTGHSPAKGDRMIQIAIVFIKDGKIGEKYVRFVNPGQKIPAFIRQLTAISDEDVKDAPFFDEIAAEVAGLLEGTVFIAHNTDFDLSFLQSEFARCGVGKWTGKKIDTVELSKILIPSAPSYRLQDITEELGIPLGSAHRADDDAEATAKLFLICMDKLHALPEDTLNLLHRRSFRLKSDFSTLFYEALKKARTKRRGTGFSTFRGIPYRNMTISKPDRFERLVYPVDDQEKTTQLKKAYPDFELRESQFGFMDAVWKALSAQSEIIAEVPTGIGKTMAYLLPAAIHSIATGKPVVISTYTNHLADKIMEDELSKVRVILGTDVTATVLKGREQYISLGKFEELLRIADESYDETFAIMQTLVWLTETVTGDLEELNVSGGGQLFVDRIRKRSNDLALDEQAADYHYKLLDKCGHSNLIITNHSMLLSDMNRGQMIFSSLAGLVVDEAHQFVQAATLMNETVFSYTNWKYVMGQIASDATGQLLQQVDKLTAQFETDQFHNREQLDSAFVKFLTLFDYAIATLTAFNPSRRKKQQGNRIIYSLAELNYGRNEFSKVAEAMTDYISKAELFTSGLTKHVDNMTRNEQAILSEWDFWVREMTIKAGEWVEVFLDDNSDDFTVWMEKDMRSIPGSLTVIKRSLDGSQLIRKFIDRLKDEQTGIVWTSGTLAIPENERFIARQLGIDDSIPLLTFDAPVHFYEGAEIFIVKDMPDIQQVSQSDYIEAVTDTVVQTVMASGGRLFVLFTSLDMLRKTYDLITESQQLEDYALFAQGISSGSRIRLLKSFRQFNNSVLFGTNSFWEGVDVPGDALTAVIVVRLPFSSPDEPVYKAKAAKLSAAGLNPFTEHALPEAVMRLRQGFGRLIRSSADKGYFIILDRRIETKSYGQRFLEAFPDVPVKKVSLAHMVNELENCYNE, encoded by the coding sequence ATGCACAACAAAACGTATGCAGTCGTCGATCTGGAAACAACCGGCCATTCACCGGCTAAAGGGGACCGGATGATTCAAATCGCGATTGTGTTTATAAAAGATGGAAAAATTGGTGAAAAGTATGTCCGTTTTGTTAATCCCGGACAAAAAATTCCCGCTTTCATCCGTCAATTGACGGCTATTTCCGATGAAGATGTAAAAGATGCGCCTTTTTTTGATGAAATTGCAGCGGAAGTTGCCGGCCTCTTGGAAGGGACGGTATTTATTGCACATAATACTGATTTCGACTTATCCTTTCTTCAAAGCGAGTTTGCTAGATGCGGCGTTGGCAAGTGGACGGGAAAGAAAATCGACACGGTTGAACTGTCTAAAATATTGATACCATCTGCCCCAAGCTATAGGTTACAGGATATTACTGAAGAACTTGGAATACCACTTGGGTCTGCTCATCGGGCTGATGACGATGCAGAGGCGACCGCGAAGTTGTTTCTAATTTGTATGGACAAATTGCATGCTTTACCGGAGGATACACTGAATCTCCTGCATCGGAGATCGTTTCGATTGAAGTCTGATTTCTCAACACTTTTCTACGAAGCCTTGAAGAAGGCACGGACAAAAAGAAGAGGCACTGGATTTTCAACTTTCCGTGGCATCCCGTATCGGAACATGACGATTTCGAAACCGGATCGTTTTGAACGCTTGGTATATCCAGTTGACGATCAGGAAAAAACAACGCAATTGAAAAAAGCCTACCCTGATTTCGAACTAAGGGAATCGCAGTTCGGATTCATGGATGCTGTGTGGAAAGCGCTATCTGCACAATCTGAAATCATAGCAGAAGTACCGACCGGAATCGGAAAGACCATGGCTTATCTATTGCCAGCAGCTATCCATTCAATTGCGACGGGAAAACCTGTCGTTATCAGTACATATACCAATCACCTCGCTGATAAAATCATGGAAGACGAACTGAGCAAAGTAAGAGTAATACTTGGCACCGATGTGACGGCGACTGTATTGAAAGGCAGAGAGCAATATATTTCACTTGGAAAGTTTGAAGAATTACTTCGTATTGCAGATGAGTCATATGATGAAACGTTCGCTATTATGCAAACCCTCGTATGGCTTACAGAAACTGTGACAGGCGATTTGGAAGAATTGAATGTATCCGGTGGCGGCCAGCTGTTTGTCGACCGTATTCGAAAGCGTTCCAATGACTTGGCACTTGACGAACAAGCCGCTGACTATCACTATAAGCTGCTTGATAAATGCGGACACTCAAATTTGATCATTACAAACCATTCAATGCTCCTTTCTGACATGAATCGCGGGCAGATGATTTTTAGTTCACTTGCAGGACTCGTTGTCGATGAGGCTCATCAATTTGTTCAAGCTGCAACACTTATGAATGAAACCGTATTTTCCTACACGAATTGGAAATATGTCATGGGGCAGATTGCGTCCGATGCGACAGGCCAGCTGTTGCAACAGGTTGATAAGCTTACTGCTCAATTCGAAACAGATCAATTTCACAATAGGGAACAGCTAGACTCCGCCTTTGTGAAGTTTCTAACATTGTTCGATTATGCTATAGCCACTTTGACTGCTTTTAATCCTTCTAGGCGTAAAAAACAGCAGGGAAATAGAATCATCTATTCATTGGCTGAACTAAATTATGGGAGGAACGAATTTTCAAAAGTTGCTGAGGCTATGACTGATTACATTAGCAAAGCTGAGTTATTCACAAGCGGTTTAACAAAACACGTAGATAATATGACCCGTAATGAGCAAGCAATCCTCTCGGAATGGGATTTTTGGGTCCGTGAGATGACAATCAAAGCTGGAGAATGGGTCGAAGTCTTTTTAGATGATAATTCAGATGACTTTACGGTCTGGATGGAAAAAGATATGCGCAGCATTCCGGGAAGTCTGACTGTTATTAAACGTTCACTTGATGGATCTCAGCTCATCCGGAAATTTATTGACAGGCTTAAGGATGAACAGACGGGCATTGTATGGACTTCTGGAACACTTGCGATTCCCGAAAATGAGCGTTTTATCGCAAGACAGCTTGGTATCGATGATTCAATACCACTCTTAACATTTGATGCGCCCGTCCATTTCTATGAAGGGGCCGAAATATTCATTGTTAAAGATATGCCTGATATCCAGCAAGTCAGTCAATCGGATTATATTGAAGCGGTCACAGACACAGTGGTCCAAACAGTTATGGCTTCGGGGGGAAGACTCTTTGTCTTGTTTACCTCACTGGATATGCTCAGAAAAACCTATGATCTTATTACAGAAAGTCAACAATTAGAGGATTATGCGTTATTTGCGCAAGGCATTAGTTCAGGCAGCCGAATAAGATTATTGAAGTCTTTCAGGCAATTTAATAATTCCGTCCTATTTGGAACGAATAGTTTCTGGGAAGGTGTCGACGTACCCGGAGATGCGTTGACTGCAGTCATCGTCGTCAGGTTGCCGTTCTCATCCCCGGACGAGCCGGTGTACAAGGCAAAAGCGGCTAAGCTGTCAGCTGCTGGGTTGAACCCATTCACTGAACATGCCTTACCGGAGGCGGTTATGCGGTTACGGCAAGGTTTCGGCAGGCTCATCCGTTCTTCGGCAGACAAGGGTTATTTCATTATCTTGGATAGACGGATTGAAACAAAATCGTATGGTCAACGATTCTTGGAGGCATTTCCGGATGTGCCGGTAAAAAAAGTGTCGCTCGCACATATGGTTAATGAACTCGAAAATTGCTATAATGAATAG
- the panD gene encoding aspartate 1-decarboxylase: MFRMMMNSKLHRATVTEADLNYVGSITIDSDLLDAAGMLPNEKVHVVNNNNGARFETYIIAGERGSGVICVNGAAARLVQRGDVVIILSYGYMTDEEARTHEPIVLIMDEQNGVKEIIREKQGMTI, from the coding sequence ATGTTCAGAATGATGATGAACAGTAAATTACACCGTGCAACTGTAACAGAAGCCGACTTAAATTATGTCGGAAGTATTACAATTGATTCGGATCTTCTCGACGCGGCGGGTATGTTGCCGAATGAGAAAGTGCATGTAGTCAATAACAATAATGGTGCACGATTTGAAACCTATATAATCGCAGGAGAACGCGGGAGTGGTGTCATCTGCGTCAATGGAGCGGCTGCACGACTTGTACAGCGTGGTGATGTAGTTATCATCTTATCATACGGATATATGACGGATGAAGAAGCGCGAACGCATGAACCGATCGTGCTTATAATGGATGAACAAAACGGTGTGAAAGAAATTATTCGCGAAAAACAAGGCATGACTATCTAG
- the panC gene encoding pantoate--beta-alanine ligase: MRVVHSITSLQGMIDRNKREGRTVGFVPTMGFLHDGHLSLVKQAREQNDIVVMSIFVNPAQFGPGEDFEAYPRDKERDTNLAYEVGVDILFMPTPEEMYPQEGGIRILPGPQANVLCGASRPGHFDGVLKVVLKLFNIVDPDRSYFGMKDAQQLAIIETFVRDFNLRTSIVRVPIIRDQDGLAKSSRNVNLSETDRAEAPVIQQALQKGVLLFNEGSSVETIERGVTAYITENSSGIMDYVSLLSYPELAEYDGLSDEAILACAVKFGKTRLIDNIIISIKDGCHVQNDDEQ; this comes from the coding sequence ATGAGGGTCGTTCACTCGATTACGTCTCTTCAAGGAATGATTGACCGCAACAAACGTGAAGGCCGTACTGTGGGTTTTGTTCCGACGATGGGTTTTTTACATGACGGCCATTTATCACTTGTGAAACAGGCAAGAGAGCAAAATGATATCGTTGTTATGAGCATTTTCGTCAATCCGGCTCAGTTCGGACCGGGGGAAGATTTTGAAGCGTATCCGCGGGACAAAGAACGGGATACAAATCTGGCTTATGAGGTCGGTGTCGACATTTTGTTCATGCCGACGCCGGAAGAAATGTACCCGCAGGAAGGCGGTATTCGTATTCTTCCGGGTCCTCAAGCAAACGTGCTTTGCGGAGCATCCCGTCCCGGTCATTTTGATGGTGTGTTGAAGGTCGTATTAAAACTATTTAATATCGTTGACCCGGATCGTTCGTATTTTGGTATGAAAGATGCGCAACAACTTGCGATTATTGAGACATTTGTCCGTGATTTCAATTTGAGAACTTCAATTGTGCGGGTTCCAATTATCCGCGATCAGGATGGTCTTGCGAAAAGTTCCCGAAACGTTAATCTGTCTGAAACTGATCGTGCAGAAGCGCCGGTTATCCAGCAAGCCCTTCAAAAAGGTGTTTTGTTATTCAATGAGGGTAGTTCGGTGGAGACAATTGAACGGGGAGTCACAGCTTACATTACAGAAAACAGCTCAGGCATAATGGATTATGTTTCACTTTTATCGTATCCGGAACTTGCAGAATATGATGGTTTGTCAGATGAGGCAATTCTTGCGTGCGCAGTAAAATTTGGTAAAACAAGATTAATAGATAATATTATTATATCTATAAAGGATGGTTGTCATGTTCAGAATGATGATGAACAGTAA
- the panB gene encoding 3-methyl-2-oxobutanoate hydroxymethyltransferase, with the protein MKSTLDFIKMKKEGEKIVMLTAYDYPSARLAEEAGVDILLVGDSLGMVVLGYDSTIAVTTEDMIHHGSATRRGAKETFLVVDMPFGSYHGSADRTLTDAVRIFQQTGANALKLEGAGNVIDTIRLLTGTGIPIVAHLGLLPQSASVVGGYKVQGKTAEAAQQLIDDARACEAAGAFMVVLECIPYQLGEEVSAAVSIPVIGIGAGAGTDGQVLVYHDTVKYGSHHVPKFVETYADVGTVIYDGLKKYVTSVKDGSFPAERHRFTMKEEELTALYGGNKDGN; encoded by the coding sequence ATGAAAAGTACACTTGATTTTATCAAAATGAAAAAAGAGGGCGAGAAGATTGTTATGCTGACGGCTTATGATTATCCGTCTGCACGACTGGCGGAAGAAGCGGGTGTTGACATTCTTCTTGTCGGAGATTCACTTGGCATGGTCGTTCTCGGCTATGATTCGACGATTGCCGTCACGACGGAGGACATGATCCATCACGGCAGTGCTACTAGGAGAGGGGCGAAGGAAACCTTCCTTGTTGTCGATATGCCGTTTGGTTCTTATCACGGTTCTGCGGACAGAACGCTAACGGATGCAGTCCGTATTTTTCAGCAAACAGGTGCTAATGCATTAAAGCTTGAAGGTGCCGGGAACGTAATTGATACAATTCGATTGCTCACGGGAACAGGAATTCCAATCGTCGCACATCTTGGTCTATTGCCTCAGTCGGCGTCAGTTGTAGGCGGATACAAAGTACAAGGAAAAACGGCGGAAGCAGCGCAGCAACTTATTGACGATGCACGTGCATGTGAAGCCGCCGGTGCGTTCATGGTCGTCTTGGAATGTATTCCCTATCAGCTTGGAGAGGAAGTCTCAGCCGCAGTTTCGATACCGGTTATTGGCATTGGCGCCGGGGCTGGAACGGATGGTCAAGTACTTGTATATCATGATACTGTGAAGTATGGCAGTCATCACGTCCCGAAATTCGTGGAGACATATGCAGATGTAGGAACGGTTATCTATGATGGTTTGAAAAAGTATGTAACGTCAGTGAAGGATGGTTCATTTCCAGCGGAACGCCATCGTTTTACGATGAAAGAAGAAGAATTGACTGCATTGTACGGGGGAAATAAAGATGGCAACTGA
- a CDS encoding biotin--[acetyl-CoA-carboxylase] ligase codes for MNSIVKNELLKRLFEAEGEPVSGQDIADQFGLSRTAIWKYVKELEQEGYEIGTVRKKGYYLIKSPDRVNEANVQKHLTTKKYGQHIHYFDTCKSTQFIAHDEEQNGAVDGTVIIAEEQTAGRGRMARPWSSSAGKGVWMSVIIRPALTPQQAPQMTLVAAVAVTRAIQELTGIDPDIKWPNDILVKGKKVTGILTELQADPDQVKAVILGIGMNVNQDETDFPEELNGIAASLKMLTGKQVDRAQLIAKTLGFLEIYTDLYVKHGFGPIKLLWEGYSNTTGKRIRAVMLNETIEGIALGISVEGVLELKLDDGTVRGIYSADIELSN; via the coding sequence ATGAATTCAATCGTAAAAAATGAATTATTGAAAAGGCTGTTCGAAGCGGAAGGCGAACCTGTATCCGGGCAAGACATTGCTGATCAATTCGGATTATCAAGGACAGCGATCTGGAAATACGTAAAAGAACTAGAACAAGAAGGTTACGAAATTGGAACGGTCCGGAAGAAGGGGTATTATCTCATCAAATCGCCGGATCGTGTAAATGAAGCCAATGTGCAAAAACATTTGACGACAAAAAAATATGGACAGCATATCCATTATTTCGACACATGCAAATCCACACAATTCATCGCACATGATGAAGAACAGAACGGTGCGGTGGACGGTACTGTTATCATAGCGGAAGAACAGACTGCTGGCAGAGGCCGTATGGCACGTCCGTGGAGTTCCTCAGCGGGTAAAGGGGTATGGATGAGTGTAATTATCCGCCCAGCTTTAACACCGCAACAAGCGCCGCAAATGACATTAGTTGCAGCGGTTGCTGTAACGCGTGCCATTCAGGAACTGACAGGAATCGACCCTGATATTAAATGGCCAAATGATATCTTGGTTAAAGGCAAAAAAGTGACAGGGATTTTAACGGAACTGCAGGCAGATCCGGATCAAGTAAAGGCAGTCATTCTAGGAATCGGCATGAATGTCAACCAAGATGAAACGGATTTTCCTGAGGAATTGAACGGTATCGCGGCGTCACTTAAAATGCTGACGGGTAAACAGGTCGACCGGGCACAATTGATTGCAAAAACACTAGGTTTTCTTGAAATTTATACTGATCTCTATGTGAAACACGGTTTTGGGCCAATAAAGCTGCTATGGGAAGGTTATTCCAATACGACCGGGAAACGAATCCGGGCGGTTATGCTCAACGAAACGATTGAGGGAATTGCGCTTGGGATTTCAGTGGAAGGTGTTCTTGAACTAAAGCTTGATGACGGAACGGTCCGGGGTATCTATTCTGCAGACATTGAACTTTCAAATTGA